The Arachis duranensis cultivar V14167 chromosome 9, aradu.V14167.gnm2.J7QH, whole genome shotgun sequence genomic sequence ATTATCTCAGTTATATTGTGATAATAATTTTAGAGTATATTAATACTAGagttttctatttatacttctctattttatttttattttatttttttatttatttattttacaacacgttatcaacACGAGACTCTAatcaaaatttagaaagataCAAGTAATAAATTACTCTTAATATATCTGGAGACAACTATTTATCATGAATATTAGATGGTGAAATCTATCTTGATTCAATAGATCTTGAAAATACCAGCAAGATTGATAATAAAACATCCAAGAAGGACAAAACTAAAGTCATGATCTTCCTTTATGGTCATATTGACgaagaattgaaaaataagtATTTCATATTAAAAGATCCTGTGTATCTTtggaagaattttaaaaaaatgtgtaaCCATCAAAAGATAGTGATACTTCTTAAAACTCAATATGAATAGACGTATTTGCGTCTAcaggattttaaatccataaatgaatataattcaacAATGTTCCGAATCATCTCACGAATAAAATGATGTGGAAAAAGATAACTAATAGTGAcatgttagagaaaactttctcgacCTTCCATGCCTCAAAACTGTTCTTGcggcagcagtatcgagaaaaaagaatttaaaaaatattttgatctaATTTTTTACCTTCTTGTTGTTGAATGAAATAATGAATTGcttttaataaattatgaaGCACACCCAACTGGCGCCGCCCTATTATCTAAAGCAAATGCGGAAAATTATAACCTGAGAAGAGATAAATGGCAAGGCTTtgataagaagaaaaatatgtaAGGAAGAAAAAATATGTTCACAAGAAATGATCTCACTAGAAGTgtaataaagaaagaaataattggcaaaataaatcaacagaggataaaTATTTTCGTTTCGGTGGAAAGGACCATTGGTCACGTTCCTATCGTACTCAAAGGCATTTAATTGATCTTTATTAAGCATCCttgaaaaaaaatgacaaagaaaatgagacaaattttgtttcaaagaaTGTTATGAAAATTACACCAATAGtaaaaaagtttaatattttGGTTTATTAAGTACTTATGTcaataaataatgtaagaaacttcttattgaattttatcttctatatatttaaatttcaagtatgatatctataaataaaatttaataaaatattattgttctgtttaaaaattttaaaatcaataaatatgtcaagttctataataataataataacaataataattttagtatatgatacTATTTTTAAGTACAGTGCTACTTAGACAAATAGTTCTAATAAGGAATACAATTTTATTACACATAtacctttatttattttatgttatggtcatattattattatttgtctttgaagaaaatAGCAAGTACATATAATGAAGATATTTACTTTGCGGATAGGACAAGTTCTTATATTATtcttaaaagtaatatatatattttacttatCTTGTACCAAAAGAAGAATGTATTAGTACCATTATTGAccaggcaatgtgatagaaggctttGGAAgagttataattttgttttttggaagaacaaaatttataatacataattaatattgTCTACTAAGTCTTTAAAAaacttattaaattttaaagatatttgCTGAAAtggatattatattaaaataataaatgaaaaaaatcatgaGTATTAATATATCACAACtgatgattcaaataaaaaagttatattagaaGGGTAAATGATTGTTTTCAGCACCTCCTGAAATGAATTGGACACAATATATAAGAGACGCGTGTTAGTTTTAATATGACAGGAAAAACATCAATTGAGCTGAAGCATCAGCGGGCAGAATGTTGGTCGAAATATAGAGAGGTAATTATGCTAGGTAGTGTATTAATTTGAGGTTTTAATCATTTATACGAGTTGGATTAATCTTTTTGTTACCGTTGGGCTTTTTTGTTAGTAGATGCATTGGATTGGTAATGTAAATAATTGATccaaacataataataataataataataattcactCAGACACTCGCTCTCACCTCTCTCACTCACCGAACGCTCACTGCCGGTCGTCACTCGTCATTCTCCTCGCCGGCTCCTCTGCGTCGTCCTCGCGCTGTCAGTGTTTGCTCGCCTCTGCTTCCTTCGCGACTGTGCCTCCTCCGTCAGTGTCGCCCCGGCCGCCTTTGCTCTGCTATGCCTCCGCCTCGTGCCTTGTCTGTCTCTGCTTCCTCCGTCGTCATCATGTTGGCTCATCTGCAGATTCTGCTCTGCTCCTCTTCGAAGCTCTCCCTCCGCCGAAGCTCTGCTCTCTCTCGTTGGCGGCTTACTCTGCAGTTGTGCAACACAGCAACTTTCCCAAATTGAAAAATCGTCTCTGACTGTTTCTGGCTTTCTACTTCTGCTGTAGGTGAGATTTTCTTAgctattgttattaattttttatactgaATTTTTGATGTTTTAATGTATTGAGGCTAATTGTATTTGCATGTGAAACTGGCTAATTTCATTTGTAATAAGGTTTACGTGAATTGTATTTGTatgtaaaattaattgatttaatcTGTTGTTCTTTttgatcttttttctttcttgtgtaTACCATTTTGCTGTTACTTTATGATATTATGTCATTGTATCGATCCATTTTTGTGCTTGAGGTTTTAATTTATAAGTGTTTAAATccttactttttttattttgtgatggACAGATTTGACAAGATCATCAATaagaaaattctttttattgtgCTGTATGAGGATGATAAGATAGTAAGGTACTTTTTCAGCCTTTGGTCGAATCCTCAACTTAACTATGTTAGAGCTTAAGTGAAGTTTGGCAATGCGATGAATGAAAGTTGATATAGGTGAAAGCAATGAAATAAAGATTTAAAGATGTGTATTGGAGTTTTGTGTTTTATCTCATGATTAACTAATTTCTGTTGTTTTTTCTGTCTGACTCTTCTATATTGATTTAAAATCTTATTAACATTTATATACACTTTTTAGTTTATACTATGTTGATCAGGTAGACGTTTAAATTAGTTTTGTGGTATTAATTCaatgttaaaagaaataaaataaaaattacctactatgaaaaaaaaatcatctataattatttaattataagttATAACTAGGTCAACCAATTCAACTAATCACCTAACGGTTGAACTAGTGACCCGATAACTACAGTACTCTGATATTCCTTATAACTATAGTTCAGTTCTAATAACTATAGTTTAGATATTCCTTATGCTGTTATACACACCCCTAACCATTAAACCTGCTTTCACAAACAGGTACTGTCTGTACAACTACCTGCTTCTTTCTGCTCTTCAGGTTCAAGTCAGTCTCCCAATTAATTAAACCATTTTTGTTGACATTTTGTCATTATTTGCTTCATCTTACGCGGAAAAAATGAAGAACTTTTTCTATCATCTTATGCTGAAAAAATAAACAACTTTTTCTATGGTCACTCTTCATAAACAAGGACGAAGATGATGACTGGTACTAGGAAGTTACTGTCCCCAACCCATTTCCGGCCCATCCCCACCATTGTCCATAACTCTCTTGCTGATGACACCCAATTGAATTCTCTTGCACCGTTTTGCCCCAAAGACATTTCCGGTTTAGCCACTGATCTCATCAAATCATATTTTGATAAGGGGTCCATTGATGAAGCACGCATgctgtttgatgaaatgtcacATAGAGATGTTGTTACTTGGACTGCTATGATTACTGGCTACAATTCTTGCAACCACCATGGTCGTGCGTGGAGCGTGTTCTGTGAGATGTTGAGATACGGGACGCGGTCTAACGAGTTCACCTTGTCTGCAGTTTTGAAGACATGTAAGGGGCTGAGTACACTTTTGTGTGGGAAGTTGGTTCATGGGTTGGCTATAAAGAATGGTACTCAAGGGTCATCCATATATGTTGATAATGCGCTAATGGATGTGTATGCCACTTGCTGTAGTAGCATGGACAGTGCAAGAATGGTTTTTGAGAGTATCCTTAACAAGAATGCTGTCTCATGGACAACTTTGATAACTGGATATACTCATAGAGGAGATGCCTATGGTGGCCTTCGAGCTTTCCGCCAAATGCTTCTGGTAGGTTCCCACTTTTTCTTCAACTTTTCTGGTTCCAAATCCATGTTTGTTTTACTCAAAACGATGGGTCTCATAGCAGCAAAGAAAATCAATAGAGaacacatttttttcttttcaacaaAATGTTAAATTGTGTATTCATATAACAGATGCTATGAGATTTCCACCACTTTGTTCCATCCTACAAAACTCATGTATTCTCTTAAGATTAAGGCTCCTCTAAGGTGATAAACTAAGGAGGTAACCACAACATTAACCATTTATTGATTAAGGGTAGGTAACCTCTAATTTTCTCATTTGCGAGATAAACTCACCTTAGAGCAACTTCAAGGAAAACATTAAAATTCTTGGTAGAGACTAGCTCAGTATAATGGGGTTTTCATATTTCCTTGGCGATAAACAGGAGGAAGGAGAGCTGTGCCCCTTCAGCTTTTCAATTGCTATTAGAGCTTGTGCATCTACTGGCTTGGTTAATTTGGGCAAGCAGGTACATGCTGCAGTGATTAATCATGGATTTGAGTCCAATCTTCCTGTCATGAATTCTATACTGGACATGTATTTCAAGTCTTGTTCAGCATGCGAGGCAAAGCAATTATTCTTTGAAATGAGTCAGAAAGATACTATCACATGGAATACCTTGATAGCTGGTTTTGAGACATTGGATCCTAAACAATCATTCTGCATCTTTTCTCAAATGGTATCTGAAGGTTTTAGTCCAAATTGCTTCACATTCACCAGTGTGGTAGCTGCATGTGGTAAGTTAGCGTTTCTGTATTGTGGGCAGCAGCTTCATGGGGGAATTTTTCGTAGAGGCTTCAATAACAACTTGGTATTATCCAATGCCCTTATTGACATGTATGGAAAGTGTGGAAACATAACAGATTCACATAAAATATTTAGCCAAATGCCATGCAAAAATGTGGTCTCCTGGACTTCCATGATGATTGGATACCGGGATCATGGGCATGGAAAAGAAGCTACTAAATTATTCAATGAGATGGTCAGA encodes the following:
- the LOC107465069 gene encoding putative pentatricopeptide repeat-containing protein At1g56570, coding for MMTGTRKLLSPTHFRPIPTIVHNSLADDTQLNSLAPFCPKDISGLATDLIKSYFDKGSIDEARMLFDEMSHRDVVTWTAMITGYNSCNHHGRAWSVFCEMLRYGTRSNEFTLSAVLKTCKGLSTLLCGKLVHGLAIKNGTQGSSIYVDNALMDVYATCCSSMDSARMVFESILNKNAVSWTTLITGYTHRGDAYGGLRAFRQMLLEEGELCPFSFSIAIRACASTGLVNLGKQVHAAVINHGFESNLPVMNSILDMYFKSCSACEAKQLFFEMSQKDTITWNTLIAGFETLDPKQSFCIFSQMVSEGFSPNCFTFTSVVAACGKLAFLYCGQQLHGGIFRRGFNNNLVLSNALIDMYGKCGNITDSHKIFSQMPCKNVVSWTSMMIGYRDHGHGKEATKLFNEMVRSGIKPNRIVFMAVLSACSHAGLVDEGLRYFRLLTRFYNVAPDQEIYGCVVDLLGRAGRVKEAYQLIENMPFKPDESIWVVLLGACKAHKQRSIGKLAASRVLEMKPNSAGTYVLLSNFFAAEGNWTGVSCLRKLMRGIKNKKEAGMSWIELKNQV